In Aegilops tauschii subsp. strangulata cultivar AL8/78 chromosome 3, Aet v6.0, whole genome shotgun sequence, one genomic interval encodes:
- the LOC141042749 gene encoding uncharacterized protein — protein sequence MVSDDAFGPRRASASSAAAALASAAVPPPSTLATESPFMASVPLAWARPAGSGSRPPAPRSPATHPSLAHDAVISRDASLAPDSYATSTQVPRDASLRDVSTAPHFYGPSAHLPYGGTLSRAAPPAPGPHGAPVQVPYGGPYPAPYVATSPAPYASSSAVPYEAPYGAPYAASVPHVASLQPYGVPPTAPYGPHQHYRTSPSADALIPYSAPPTYNSQFSASVAEPGPFHFALLVTVKLSADNYLLWRAQVLPLMRSHYLEGYVDGTLPCPPAMVPVPSAAGGSIMVSIPAHRRWIARDQAILGAIQSSLTPSVAGMVVFAATSRDAWATLDSSFSSQSLARSSAIRNQLGEVKKNDLSVTAFFNKVKSLADTLSSIGKPLRDEEFTLFILNGLDEDYDSLIENINGRDTPMPPRDLYARLLNTEQRLAARRSVGVYTEGPSANAALHGGARGAKQKAPPTSGNQPRPPAPPPTAGRKRLHCEACGGGVECQLCGIEGHLASRCHRRFKRDFLGIWNNGKGNEKQAALATPDPGFTPSYSVDPTWYMDTGATDHLASQLDKLATRQPYTGHDQVRTANGSGTGRGARLELLDDDMATAAPVAATPDGALDEAAPATTPLDPDVDHACMPHARGSDGVTKSLGPAASLSPGPAEPAELSARPAGPAVLSPEPEASPVTDSSSPGPSTLITPGLSSPTLTVPPDAPVDSPAGASSSPLMDSGSSGMAAPAPPPPVVLRPHTRSKSGIFQPKKRTDGTVAWLAACVAHAEADPTTEPRHFRAALGIPHWRAAMEQEIHALQRNNTWRLVPPPSGVNIIDSKWVFKVKKHADGSIERYKARLVAKGFKQCLMFRMPFSMEFWKKRFICVNRQVLLTLLSHIIYVALSKLSTRPEVTMYILVYVDDIILVSSSASATDRLVSSLGAEFAVKDLGRLHYFLGLEVLHSDGGLTLTQKKYSQDLLRRAGMLQCKSAMTPMSATHKLTALAGDLLAPEDATEYRSIVGGLQYLLITRPDISFAVNRVCQYLHAPRDSHWSAVKRILRYVRHTGSYGLHLQPARSGLISAFSDADWAGCPNDRRSTGGHAVFFGPNLIAWQARKQATVSRSSTEAEYKVVANATAEIMWVQSLLRELKVSPTQPPVLWCDNIGATYLSSNPVFHARTKHIEVDYHFVRERVAQKLLQIKFVSLKDQLTDIFTKPLPLPSFEGCRRNLNLLSVSGHS from the exons ATGGTATCAGACGACGCGTTCGGTCCGCGCCGTGCTTCCGcctcctctgccgccgccgcGTTGGCCTCCGCTGCTGTCCCGCCGCCGTCAACTCTCGCGACGGAGTCACCCTTCATGGCCTCTGTCCCGCTCGCCTGGGCACGTCCGGCTGGATCGGGCTCACGTCCCCCTGCTCCACGATCGCCTGCGACCCATCCATCGCTCGCTCACGATGCGGTGATCTCGCGTGATGCGTCGCTGGCGCCTGATTCCTACGCTACTTCTACGCAAGTGCCCCGTGATGCGTCGCTCCGTGATGTATCCACTGCGCCGCACTTCTACGGCCCCTCCGCGCATCTTCCCTACGGCGGGACTCTGTCACGTGCTGCGCCACCGGCTCCAGGCCCCCATGGTGCTCCCGTCCAGGTGCCCTACGGCGGGCCGTATCCCGCACCGTACGTCGCGACGTCGCCGGCGCCGTATGCTTCGTCCTCCGCGGTGCCCTACGAGGCGCCGTATGGCGCGCCCTACGCTGCCTCTGTGCCGCACGTCGCGTCGCTGCAGCCCTACGGCGTACCTCCTACGGCGCCCTACGGTCCTCACCAACACTACCGTACGTCTCCGTCGGCCGATGCGCTGATTCCGTACAGTGCTCCTCCGACGTACAACTCGCAGTTCTCCGCATCGGTGGCTGAACCAGGACCTTTCCACTTCGCTCTCCTGGTGACGGTGAAGCTCTCTGCTGACAACTACCTCCTGTGGCGCGCTCAGGTGTTGCCACTGATGCGTAGTCACTACCTTGAGGGGTATGTCGATGGTACGCTGCCGTGTCCCCCGGCCATGGTTCCGGTGCCCTCGGCCGCTGGTGGCTCCATCATGGTGTCCATCCCTGCTCATCGTCGGTGGATCGCTCGGGATCAAGCTATTCTGGGTGCCATTCAGTCCTCGCTCACACCCTCCGTGGCCGGCATGGTGGTCTTTGCCGCGACGTCGAGGGATGCATGGGCCACGCTCGACTCCAGCTTTTCCTCGCAGTCGCTGGCCCGTTCCTCTGCCATTCGTAACCAGCTGGGTGAGGTCAAGAAAAATGACCTCTCCGTCACGGCCTTCTTCAACAAGGTCAAAAGTTTGGCTGATACACTGTCGTCTATTGGGAAGCCTCTTCGTGATGAGGAGTTTACTTTGTTCATTCTCAATGGGCTTGATGAGGACTATGATTCTCTCATTGAAAACATTAATGGACGTGACACACCGATGCCGCCTCGCGATCTCTATGCACGCCTTCTCAACACCGAACAGAGGCTCGCTGCTCGCCGCTCCGTTGGCGTCTACACGGAGGGCCCTTCTGCGAACGCTGCTCTCCACGGGGGCGCCCGCGGTGCCAAGCAGAAGGCGCCGCCGACCTCAGGCAACCAGCCCCGTCCGCCCGCTCCACCTCCGACGGCTGGCCGCAAGCGGCTCCACTGCGAGGCATGTGGTGGTGGGGTTGAGTGTCAACTCTGTGGCATTGAGGGGCACTTGGCGTCTCGCTGCCATCGTCGCTTTAAACGAGATTTTCTTGGCATTTGGAACAATGGGAAGGGCAATGAGAAGCAAGCTGCTCTCGCTACACCGGATCCCGGGTTCACTCCTTCATACTCGGTGGATCCTACCTGGTACATGGATACGGGCGCTACGGACCATTTGGCGAGTCAGCTTGACAAGCTGGCCACTCGCCAGCCCTACACCGGTCACGACCAGGTCCGCACGGCCAATGGATCAG GGACTGGACGAGGCGCTCGACTTGAGCTTCTGGATGATGATATGGCCACAGCTGCGCCAGTTGCTGCTACGCCGGATGGGGCGCTCGACGAGGCTGCCCCCGCCACTACCCCACTTGATCCCGACGTCGATCACGCGTGCATGCCCCATGCACGAGGATCCGACGGGGTGACCAAGTCGCTGGGGCCAGCGGCCTCGCTGTCGCCTGGGCCGGCCGAACCTGCGGAGCTGTCGGCCAGGCCGGCTGGACCCGCGGTGCTCTCCCCTGAGCCGGAGGCCTCGCCGGTCACCGACTCTTCGTCGCCTGGTCCGTCGACGCTGATCACGCCCGGTCTGTCTTCGCCGACCCTGACCGTGCCACCGGATGCGCCTGTTGACTCTCCCGCCGGTGCGTCCTCCTCGCCGCTGATGGATAGTGGCTCCTCTGGTATGGCAGCTCCAGCGCCACCTCCGCCTGTCGTCCTGCGTCCCCATACTCGCAGCAAAAGTGGCATCTTCCAACCGAAGAAGCGCACTGACGGCACTGTCGCGTGGCTTGCGGCCTGTGTGGCACATGCTGAGGCTGACCCTACGACTGAACCACGACATTTTCGAGCGGCGCTTGGCATCCCGCATTGGCGTGCTGCGATGGAGCAGGAGATTCATGCCCTTCAAAGAAACAACACTTGGCGTCTTGTTCCACCTCCATCTGGTGTTAATATCATTGACTCTAAATGGGTATTCAAGGTGAAGAAACATGCGGATGGCTCCATTGAGAGGTACAAGGCACGCCTGGTTGCCAAGGGGTTCAAACAATG CTTGATGTTCAGAATGCCTTTCTCCATGGAGTTCTGGAAGAAGAGGTTTATATGCGTCAACCGCCAGGTTTTGTTGACCCTGCTCAGCCACATCATTTATGTCGCCTTGTCAAAGCTCTCTACG CGACCTGAGGTGACTATGTACATTCtggtatatgttgatgacatcatccTTGTCAGTTCGTCTGCTTCTGCTACAGATCGGCTTGTGTCCTCTCTTGGTGCTGAGTTTGCTGTTAAGGATCTTGGGAGACTGCATTATTTTCTGGGCCTAGAGGTTCTTCATTCTGATGGTGGCTTGACTCTTACTCAGAAGAAGTACTCTCAGGATCTCCTGCGTCGTGCCGGTATGTTGCAGTGCAAGTCTGCTATGACTCCCATGTCTGCTACACACAAACTGACAGCTCTTGCTGGTGACTTGCTTGCTCCTGAGGATGCCACAGAGTACCGCAGCATTGTGGGTGGACTGCAGTACTTGCTCATCACTCGACCAGACATATCATTTGCAGTTAACCGTGTGTGCCAGTATCTTCATGCACCACGTGATTCTCACTGGTCAGCTGTTAAGCGCATCTTGCGCTATGTTCGTCACACTGGTTCATATGGTCTCCATCTTCAGCCTGCGCGTTCTGGACTGATCTCAGCATTTTCTGATGctgactgggctggttgtcctaaTGATCGGCGATCCACGGGGGGACATGCTGTGTTCTTTGGGCCTAACTTGATCGCCTGGCAAGCTCGCAAGCAAGCTACGGTGTCTCGGAGTAGTACCGAAGCTGAGTACAAAGTTGTTGCTAACGCCACAGCTGAGATCATGTGGGTGCAGTCCTTGCTTCGAGAGTTGAAGGTCTCCCCAACTCAGCCGCCTGTTCTTTGGTGTGATAACATCGGTGCAACATACCTTTCATCCAATCCAGTATTTCATGCCCGAACAAAGCACATCGAAGTTGACTATCATTTTGTGAGGGAACGTGTTGCTCAGAAGCTCCTTCAGATTAAGTTTGTTTCTTTGAAGGATCAGCTTACTGATATTTTCACTAAACCCTTGCCCTTGCCTTCTTTTGAAGGATGTCGTCGCAATCTTAACCTTCTGAGTGTTTCAGGACATAGTtaa